AGAGGCTCGCAGACTCTGTTGAAACCGCCCTTGAGATGGGCGAGGGTACACTCAGGGTCCTCTACCATGATACAGGCAATGAGAGGGTCTACAGTGAACACTTTGCCTGCCCTGACTGCGGCATAAACTTTGAGGAGATAAGCCCCAGGATGTTTTCATTCAACAGCCCCCACGGGGCATGTCCAGAGTGCAATGGGCTTGGAAGCAAACTTGAGATAGACCCTGACCTCGTGGTACCCTACCCTGAGCGCTCCATAAATGAGGGGGCCATAGTCCCCTGGAGCAGGTCAGGTAAGAGGGACAACTACTACCACCAGATGCTGAGGGCTGTGGCTGAGCACTACGGCTTCAGCCTGGACACACCCTTCGGTGAACTGGACGAGGAACACAGGAAGGCAGTCCTCTACGGGACAGATGAGAAGATCCAGTTCGTATTCCAGCGTAAAAACAGAACCTACCGTGTTAACAGGCGCTTTGAGGGTGTTATACCCCGGATGGAAAGGATCTACATGGAGACCAAGTCCAACTACATGAGGACCTACATAGGTAAATTCATGAGCAACCATGCATGCCCGGTCTGTAAGGGGAGCAGGCTGAGACCGGAGAGCCTCTCGGTCACGGTGGGTGGAAAATCAATACATGATGTTGTTGAAATGTCAGTGAGCGAGGCCCACAGCTTCTTTGAGGGCCTTGAACTCACCGGGAGGGAGGAGTACATCGCAAGGGAGATCCTCAAGGAGATACGTGAGAGGCTACGGTTTCTGATTGACGTGGGTCTTGACTATCTGACACTTTCAAGGTCCTCAGGCACACTCTCAGGTGGCGAGGCCCAGAGGATAAGGCTCGCAACCCAGATAGGATCGGGCCTCGTGGGGGTACTCTACATCCTGGACGAGCCCAGCATAGGCCTCCACCAGAGGGATAACATGAGGCTGATTGAGACACTCAAGAGGCTCAGGGACCTGGGGAACACCCTGATAGTGGTTGAACACGATGAGGAAACCATACTCTCCGCTGACCACGTGGTTGACATTGGACCCGGTGCCGGGGAACACGGTGGACACGTGGTTGCAGAGGGAACACCCCAGGAGATAATGGAGGACCAGGCATCCCTCACAGGGGCGTATCTGTCGGGCCGGGAAACAATACCTGTACCCAAATTCAGGAGGGGCCATTCAGGAAAATACCTCACTGTGAGGGGGGCCAGGGCCAACAACCTCAGGGACATCGATGTGAGGATTCCCTTGGGTGTCTTTACATGTGTCACCGGTGTATCAGGTTCAGGTAAGAGTACACTGGTCAACGAGATACTTTACAGGGGGGTCTATGAGAGGCTCCACAATAAGCACATGAATGCAGGTGAGCACACCGACATCGAGGGCCTTGAGCACATCGACAAGGTTGTGATGATAGACCAGTCACCAATCGGGAGGACACCACGATCAAACCCCGCCACCTATACAGGGGTCTTCACCCATATCAGGGAACTCTTCGCCCAGACCCCCGAGGCAAAGAAGAGGGGCTACAGGCCAGGCAGGTTCAGTTTCAACGTCAAGGGGGGCCGCTGTGAGGCCTGCAGTGGTGACGGGATAATCAAGATAGAGATGCACTTCCTTGCAGATGTCTATGTCCCATGTGAAGTCTGCAGGGGTAGAAGGTACAATGAGGAGACCCTTGAGGTAAGATACAGGGGTAAGAACATAGCAGAGGTCCTTGATATGACCGTGGAGGAGGCCCTTGAGTTCTTTGAGAGCATACCCCAGGTGAGGAAGAAGCTGCAGACACTCTATGACGTGGGCCTTGGCTACATAAAGCTGGGTCAGCCAGCCACAACACTCTCAGGTGGTGAGGCCCAGAGGGTCAAACTGGCAAAGGAACTTGGGAGGAAGAGCACCGGGAAAACGCTCTACATCCTTGATGAGCCAACCACAGGACTCCACTTCGATGACATCAAGAAACTCCTCAATGTCCTGGGAAGGCTTGTGGATGCAGGTAACACAGCTGTTGTGATAGAACACAACCTGGACGTTATAAAGTCTGCGGACCACATCATAGACCTTGGACCCGAGGGCGGTGACAGGGGAGGCCTTGTGGTGGCTGAGGGTACACCCGAGGAGGTTGCTAACTCAGGAACCCACACTGGAAGGTTCCTCAGGGATGTCCTCAACGGTGTACAGAATGAGAGGGTCCCTCTGGGGCAGGACACTGGAAAGTAGTGACTTTTCCTGCTCAGTGAGAAGTTTTTATGTTAATTTTTTATATAGTCTTTTTTAAACCACATGCCGCTTTTATATTCGCTTTTATATTCTTTATCGTAAGATAAAAGTGTTTCACTCCACTCATTTAAAGGAAATTTTTTATATGATCATCCCCATAAATTTTATGTGGTTATCATGAAATACCGTGAAGACCTTTTGATGATGATTGCAGCGGCAGTTATGATGTTATCCTTCAACTGGATGCATGGAATTTTCCTGATTTTACCTCTCATCGCAATCCCAAAACCCTCAGGAAGGGTAATTAAATGGGCTCTTTTTGTTTTTGCAGTATTCACGGCTTTACTCATAATTCAGCCAATGACACGGGCAGTTGGATTCAACATATCAGATGAACTCTTCAGGATAGTCCTCCTGATGCTCTTCACAGTGATGATCGCACTGCTCATTGAGAGGATTGAGAAGGTCCGCTCCCTCAGAAAACTGAACCGTGAACTGGCAAAAAAGGCTGCAGAACTTGAGGATGCCAATAATGAACTGGAGGCATTTGCCTATTCAGTATCACATGATCTCCGCGTCCCTTTAAGGGCCATCGACGGGTTTTCAAGGATACTAGTCGAGGACTATGAGGATAAACTTGATGATGATGGTCTCAGGGTCATTGGAATAATCAGGGAGAACACAAAGAAGATGGGGCAGCTCATCGATGACATCCTCCTCCTATCAAGGGCTGGAAGGCAGGAGATGAACCCTGTGACTCTGGACATGAGGGAACTTGCAGAGTCAACCTACCGGGAACTTGCCTCACAGGAGGAGGGAAGGGCCATAGAGTTTTCTGTGGATGACCTCCCACCTGCAATGGCAGACAGGGTCCTAATGGGGCAGGTGATGGGCAACCTCCTCTCAAACGCCATCAAATTCACAAGGGACAGGAACCCCGCAAGGATAGAGGTGGGATACATGGACGGGGGCGATGAGCACATCTACTATGTCAGGGATAACGGGGCAGGATTTGATATGAAGTATGCGGGAAAACTCTTTGGACTCTTCCAGAGACTCCACAGTCAGGAGGAATTTGAGGGAACCGGTGTGGGCCTCTCAATAGTCCAGAGGATAATAAAGAGGCACGGAGGAAGAGTCTGGGGTGAAGGTGAGGTTGATGCCGGTGCAACAATATACTTCACACTTCCAAAGGCGGTGGGATAATGACAGATGCGGATATACTCCTTTATACTTCACATTACCAAAGGCGGTGGGATAATGACAGATGCGGATATACTCCTTGTTGAGGACAACCCTACAGACGCAGAACTAACGATAAGGGCACTGAAGAAAAACAACCTTGCAAACAAGCTCCACTGGGTCAAGGATGGTGCAGAGGCACTTGACTACATATTCGCAAGGGGATCCTACTCTGAGCGGGACCCTGATAACCTCCCGAAGCTCATACTCCTTGACCTCAGGATGCCAAAGGTTGATGGCCTTGAGGTTCTCCAGGAGATCAAGAGAAATGAAAGCACATCCAGAATCCCGGTGGTGGTTCTGACTTCATCCAAGGAGGACCGGGATATAGTTGAGAGCTACAAGCTGGGGGTTAACAGCTACGTGAGCAAACCCGTGGAATTCGATGAATTCATAAACGCGGTTTCAACCCTGGGATTCTACTGGATGATCATAAATCAGCCACCTGAGTAGTTCGCATGTGTATTCAGAGGATTTCCAATGTCAGAAAAGGTTAAGGTACTGATCCTTGAGGACGTCCCCCTTGACGCTGAACTTGTCATAAGGGAGCTTGAGAGGGATGGTATAGACTTCCAACATCTCACAGTTGACAGTGAGGACTCCTTCAGAAGGGCCCTTGAGGAATTCCAGCCAGACATCATCCTGGCCGACCATACCCTCCCCGACTTTGATGGTGTATCAGCCCTGAGGATAGTGAGGGAGAGACATGATATCCCCTTCATATTCGTGAGTGGAAAGATTGGGGAGGAATTTGCCGTTGAAATGCTGAAGGCGGGGGCAACAGATTACGTACTCAAAAATAACCTTTCAAAGTTACCCCTGGCTTTCAGGAGGGCCCTTCAAGAAGCAGAAGAGGAGAGAAAGGTTCGGGAGGCTCAGAGGGCCCTTGAAGAGAGTGAAAGGAAGTACAGGGCCCTCTTTGAGAAATCAGGTAACCCCATATTAATATGTTCACCCGACGGGACAATACTTGATGTTAACCCTGCTGCAGCGGGATTCCTCAAATCATTTGCTGATGATATAACCGGCAGAAACATCAGTGAATGGATCAGTGAGGATGACTTCAAGAGGCTCATGGGGGACTGCGAGGGTGGCCATATGAAGTTCACGGTGGGTCTACGGGGCCGCACCCTTGATGTATCCGTAACAGCGGTTGAAGTGGATGATGAAAAGCTTATTTACTTGATGGGTAAGGATATCACGGTCCAGAAGAGGATTGAAAAGGAACTTAAGGCCAGCAAGGAGGAGTACAGGGTAATATTTGAGAATACAGGTACCCTCACAATTATCTGTGGCAGTGATATGGTGATAGAGCTTGCAAACAGTGCCTTTGAAAGGTTTTCTGGCTACAGCAAGGGGGAAATACAGGGATACATGAAGCTCACCGACTTTGTGGACCCCTCTGATGCAGGGCGCATAGAGGCTTACCACAGGTTAATGTCAGTTAACCCTGATGTCATACCAAAGAACTTTGAGCTCACACTCAAAAACAGGAGGGGTGAGGAGAGGAACTTCTTTGCAACGACGGTCACCATCCCTGGGAGCAAGAAGTGTCTCCTCTCCCTTATGGACATAACCCATAAAAAGTCGGTTGAAAAGCGCCTTCGAGAATCCCTTAAGGAGAAGGAGCTGCTTCTACGGGAGATACACCATCGTGTGAAGAACAACCTCCAGATAATCTCAACCCTCCTGATGCTGCAGGCATCCATCACAGGGGACCCCCGTCTGCGGGAACTCTACATGGACAGCCAGCACAGGATAGAAGCCATATCACTCATACATGAAAAGCTCTACGAGTCAAGGGACCTATCACGGGTCAACCTCAGGGACTACATCAAGACACTTCTCAGTGACCTCCTTGATTCATACGGTGCAGATAGAAGTGAGATCGATGTGAGAATCCGCGTGGATGATGTTATGCTTAACATCGAAACAGCAATCCCCTGTGGCCTCATAATAAATGAACTTGTAACCAACAGTATAAAGTACGCATTCCCTGATGATGGAGGCGAGATCACCGTGGAGGTTCACAGGAATGGTGACCGTTACACCCTCATCGTTTCAGATAACGGTGTTGGATTGCCAGAGGACCTTGACCTTGAGAATACCAGCACCCTGGGTCTGAGGATTGTGAGAAACCTTGTGGATCAGATAAATGGTGAACTCAAGATAGAGAGGCCTGCCAGGTTCATGGTGAAATTCCGTGAGGTTGAGTACAGTAAGAGGTTTTAGGTTCAGGATGACTATCAGATTCCGGTAACGATTCATCCTTAAAATCAGGTACAGTAAGAGGTTTTAGGTTCAGGATGACTATCAGATTCCGGTAACAATTCATCCTTAAAATCAGGTACAGTAAGAGGTTTTAGGTTCAGGATGACTATCAGATTCCGGTAACAATTCATCCTTAAAATCAGGTACAGTAAGAGGTTCAGGTTCCAGATGCGTCTGCTTTTAAACTGCCAGAGGCGGCTTAAAGGTCAGATTTCACATCAAATTTTAAGTTTCAGTGATTCCAGAGTGATTGAGGATCATCTGAATTAAAAAGACCTTGGGGAGATTTTATGGCAAGAATTCTTGTTGTTGAGGACGAGGCCATAGTGGCAATGGGTATAAGACACAAACTTGAGACAATGGGCCATGAGGTGGTGGATACCGTCTCAACAGGCAGGGACGCCATAAGGGCAAGTAAGATACATGAACCGGACCTTGTCCTCATGGATATAGTTCTCAAGGGTGAAATGGACGGAATAGAGGCCGCAAGGGAGATAAGGGACCGCTTTAACATCCCCATAATCTACCTCACAGCCTACGCCGATGAGGAGATGCTGGCACGTGCAAAGATAACAGAGCCCTACGGGTACATTGTGAAACCCTTCAAATCATCTGAACTCAACGCCAACATTGAGATGGCGATATACCGGCACAGGTCGGCCATGAGGGAAATGGAACTCATGAGGAAGAGGATAATCTCAGACTTCTACAACTTCATCCTCAACGCAATGCCCTCACCCGACGCCGACCGGGATGAGATCAGGGAACTGCTATCAGGGATATTCAGGGATAGGATCATATCTGAACTTAAACCTGGATTTGAATCATGTATGGTGGAATCACCCTACGATGACCCGCTTGAGGCATACCTCGCATGGGTTGCGGATGTATTTGAGAACTTCACCATCAGGGTGGGCTTTCTTGAGGATGATGAAAATGTCTACGTTGAATTCGAGAACTGCCCATGGATTGATGATGCAGGGAAGAACCCTGGATTCTGCCTCAACTGTGAGGCCGTTCTCAAGCTGAGCTGGGACTGGAGTGGGCTTCCCGGTGATTTCAGGGCACTTGAACACATTGCTGATGGATCAGAGAGGTGCCTCTTCAGGTTCAGCGTGAAGTAATCTCTTCAGTGGACTCGAAAACCCATGTATCAATACAAACCCTTCAGAGGTTAAGCGTTAAATAATCGTTTCAGTGGTCTGGAATGAGGAGAACAGGTATCGCAAACCTCCCCCTGCATGGGGGACATCCTCCTGCCTGGCTCATGAGGAGGATGGTTGAACTCTCAGGTGCCATAGCTGAGGTTATAATTGAGGAGTACGGGACCTCTGAGTTCATATCGAGGATCTCTGACCCATTCTGGTTTCAGGCGTTCTCCTGCACCATCGGGTTTGACTGGCACTCCTCAGGGACAACCACAACTACCTGTGGGGCCCTCAAATCTGCACTTGACCCTGAAA
Above is a genomic segment from Methanothermobacter sp. containing:
- the uvrA gene encoding excinuclease ABC subunit UvrA; this translates as MSGKIVIKGAREHNLQNIDLELPRDKFIVITGISGSGKSSLAFDTIYAEGQRRYVESLSAYARQFLGQMKKPEVDYIEGLSPAISIDQKTTRVNPRSTVGTITEIYDYLRLLFARIGKPHCYLCGREIEQQTSTQIVDRIMEDDEGTRIIILAPVVRDRKGEHQRVFERLREQGFVRVRVDGEIRDLDEEFNLDRNRKHSVDVVVDRLAVRKDTEFRKRLADSVETALEMGEGTLRVLYHDTGNERVYSEHFACPDCGINFEEISPRMFSFNSPHGACPECNGLGSKLEIDPDLVVPYPERSINEGAIVPWSRSGKRDNYYHQMLRAVAEHYGFSLDTPFGELDEEHRKAVLYGTDEKIQFVFQRKNRTYRVNRRFEGVIPRMERIYMETKSNYMRTYIGKFMSNHACPVCKGSRLRPESLSVTVGGKSIHDVVEMSVSEAHSFFEGLELTGREEYIAREILKEIRERLRFLIDVGLDYLTLSRSSGTLSGGEAQRIRLATQIGSGLVGVLYILDEPSIGLHQRDNMRLIETLKRLRDLGNTLIVVEHDEETILSADHVVDIGPGAGEHGGHVVAEGTPQEIMEDQASLTGAYLSGRETIPVPKFRRGHSGKYLTVRGARANNLRDIDVRIPLGVFTCVTGVSGSGKSTLVNEILYRGVYERLHNKHMNAGEHTDIEGLEHIDKVVMIDQSPIGRTPRSNPATYTGVFTHIRELFAQTPEAKKRGYRPGRFSFNVKGGRCEACSGDGIIKIEMHFLADVYVPCEVCRGRRYNEETLEVRYRGKNIAEVLDMTVEEALEFFESIPQVRKKLQTLYDVGLGYIKLGQPATTLSGGEAQRVKLAKELGRKSTGKTLYILDEPTTGLHFDDIKKLLNVLGRLVDAGNTAVVIEHNLDVIKSADHIIDLGPEGGDRGGLVVAEGTPEEVANSGTHTGRFLRDVLNGVQNERVPLGQDTGK
- a CDS encoding ATP-binding protein, giving the protein MKYREDLLMMIAAAVMMLSFNWMHGIFLILPLIAIPKPSGRVIKWALFVFAVFTALLIIQPMTRAVGFNISDELFRIVLLMLFTVMIALLIERIEKVRSLRKLNRELAKKAAELEDANNELEAFAYSVSHDLRVPLRAIDGFSRILVEDYEDKLDDDGLRVIGIIRENTKKMGQLIDDILLLSRAGRQEMNPVTLDMRELAESTYRELASQEEGRAIEFSVDDLPPAMADRVLMGQVMGNLLSNAIKFTRDRNPARIEVGYMDGGDEHIYYVRDNGAGFDMKYAGKLFGLFQRLHSQEEFEGTGVGLSIVQRIIKRHGGRVWGEGEVDAGATIYFTLPKAVG
- a CDS encoding response regulator, giving the protein MTDADILLVEDNPTDAELTIRALKKNNLANKLHWVKDGAEALDYIFARGSYSERDPDNLPKLILLDLRMPKVDGLEVLQEIKRNESTSRIPVVVLTSSKEDRDIVESYKLGVNSYVSKPVEFDEFINAVSTLGFYWMIINQPPE
- a CDS encoding histidine kinase dimerization/phosphoacceptor domain -containing protein: MSEKVKVLILEDVPLDAELVIRELERDGIDFQHLTVDSEDSFRRALEEFQPDIILADHTLPDFDGVSALRIVRERHDIPFIFVSGKIGEEFAVEMLKAGATDYVLKNNLSKLPLAFRRALQEAEEERKVREAQRALEESERKYRALFEKSGNPILICSPDGTILDVNPAAAGFLKSFADDITGRNISEWISEDDFKRLMGDCEGGHMKFTVGLRGRTLDVSVTAVEVDDEKLIYLMGKDITVQKRIEKELKASKEEYRVIFENTGTLTIICGSDMVIELANSAFERFSGYSKGEIQGYMKLTDFVDPSDAGRIEAYHRLMSVNPDVIPKNFELTLKNRRGEERNFFATTVTIPGSKKCLLSLMDITHKKSVEKRLRESLKEKELLLREIHHRVKNNLQIISTLLMLQASITGDPRLRELYMDSQHRIEAISLIHEKLYESRDLSRVNLRDYIKTLLSDLLDSYGADRSEIDVRIRVDDVMLNIETAIPCGLIINELVTNSIKYAFPDDGGEITVEVHRNGDRYTLIVSDNGVGLPEDLDLENTSTLGLRIVRNLVDQINGELKIERPARFMVKFREVEYSKRF
- a CDS encoding methanogen output domain 1-containing protein, producing MARILVVEDEAIVAMGIRHKLETMGHEVVDTVSTGRDAIRASKIHEPDLVLMDIVLKGEMDGIEAAREIRDRFNIPIIYLTAYADEEMLARAKITEPYGYIVKPFKSSELNANIEMAIYRHRSAMREMELMRKRIISDFYNFILNAMPSPDADRDEIRELLSGIFRDRIISELKPGFESCMVESPYDDPLEAYLAWVADVFENFTIRVGFLEDDENVYVEFENCPWIDDAGKNPGFCLNCEAVLKLSWDWSGLPGDFRALEHIADGSERCLFRFSVK